A single genomic interval of Streptosporangium album harbors:
- a CDS encoding YcnI family copper-binding membrane protein: MSFSSACRRAAAVAAGVTALTLGLALPALAHVSINPGSAEQGGFTKAAFRVPNERDTASTSKIEVTFPTDHPLPFVSVKPVPGWEVKVTEGKLPKPVTTEYGEITEAVTKVTWSGGKIGPGQFQEFEVSMGALPKDTDHLLFPVTQTYTGGEVVKWADEPNADGSEPKHPAPVLKLTPAAAGGDGHGTASTAPAAPAAPATAAAPSVAPVSATAGADSSDGTARLLGGAGLLVGLIGIVVGVLGMRRGSRTS, from the coding sequence ATGTCGTTTTCCTCTGCCTGCCGCCGTGCCGCGGCCGTGGCCGCCGGTGTCACCGCCCTCACCCTCGGCCTGGCGCTGCCCGCACTCGCCCACGTGAGCATCAATCCCGGCAGCGCCGAACAGGGCGGTTTCACCAAGGCCGCCTTCCGCGTCCCGAACGAGCGTGACACCGCCTCGACCAGCAAGATCGAGGTGACCTTCCCCACCGACCACCCGCTGCCGTTCGTCTCGGTCAAGCCGGTGCCCGGCTGGGAGGTCAAGGTCACCGAGGGCAAACTGCCCAAGCCGGTGACCACCGAGTACGGAGAGATCACCGAGGCCGTCACGAAGGTCACCTGGTCGGGCGGCAAGATCGGTCCCGGCCAGTTCCAGGAGTTCGAGGTGTCGATGGGCGCGCTGCCCAAGGACACCGACCACCTCCTCTTCCCCGTGACCCAGACCTACACCGGCGGCGAGGTCGTCAAATGGGCCGATGAGCCCAACGCCGACGGCTCCGAGCCCAAGCACCCGGCCCCGGTCCTGAAGCTCACGCCCGCTGCCGCCGGCGGCGACGGCCACGGCACGGCCTCCACCGCCCCGGCGGCTCCGGCGGCTCCGGCCACCGCCGCCGCGCCGTCGGTGGCCCCGGTCTCGGCCACCGCCGGCGCGGACTCCTCCGACGGCACGGCCCGCCTGCTCGGCGGCGCCGGCCTGCTGGTCGGCCTCATCGGCATCGTGGTCGGCGTACTGGGCATGCGCCGCGGCAGCCGTACCTCCTGA
- a CDS encoding ABC transporter permease encodes MSTVSGEEVMPADVGTPPVRKGMEAAVREGAEAAPVREGTAQAVAGPVPGGTPVSPPRAMGAPRAWLRLLGSELGLIFRRPRNISMLGVLALVPLLIGVALRAFGGGDAGDGGPAIFGQVTGNGLFLTFAALSVLVQLLLPVAVVVVAGDGIAGEAGIGTLRYLLAAPAGRGRLLGVKYAGAVVFSLAAVTLVALSALLVGVLLFPAGPITLLSGTTIPLLDGILRIGVVVLYVSAGMAALAAVALALSTLTEVAVGAIASAVVLVIVAQVLGVIPQLAGLQPYLLTHWWNGFDGVLRDPVATGEMGQGLLVFAAYIAVFGSIAWARFTSKDITC; translated from the coding sequence ATGTCGACGGTTAGCGGGGAAGAGGTCATGCCGGCCGATGTGGGGACGCCGCCGGTCCGTAAGGGCATGGAAGCGGCAGTCCGTGAAGGAGCGGAAGCGGCACCGGTCCGTGAAGGCACGGCGCAGGCCGTCGCCGGGCCGGTTCCGGGCGGGACGCCGGTCTCCCCGCCGCGCGCGATGGGCGCGCCCCGGGCGTGGCTGCGGCTGCTGGGCTCGGAGCTGGGACTGATCTTCCGGCGGCCGAGGAACATCTCCATGCTCGGCGTGCTCGCCCTGGTCCCGCTGCTGATCGGTGTCGCGCTGCGGGCGTTCGGCGGAGGAGACGCGGGCGACGGGGGGCCCGCGATCTTCGGACAGGTCACCGGGAACGGGCTGTTCCTCACCTTCGCCGCTCTCTCGGTCCTGGTGCAGCTGTTGCTGCCGGTCGCCGTCGTGGTGGTCGCCGGAGACGGGATCGCCGGAGAGGCCGGCATCGGCACGCTGCGCTACCTGCTGGCCGCCCCGGCCGGCCGGGGCCGGCTGCTGGGCGTCAAGTACGCGGGCGCCGTCGTCTTCTCCCTCGCGGCCGTGACCCTGGTGGCGCTGTCCGCGCTGCTCGTCGGCGTGCTGCTGTTCCCGGCCGGTCCGATCACCCTGCTGTCCGGGACGACGATCCCCCTGCTCGACGGCATCCTGCGGATCGGCGTCGTCGTGCTGTACGTCTCGGCGGGCATGGCGGCACTGGCCGCCGTCGCCCTGGCACTGTCGACGCTGACCGAGGTGGCCGTCGGCGCCATCGCCTCGGCCGTGGTGCTCGTGATCGTCGCCCAGGTGCTCGGCGTCATCCCGCAGCTCGCCGGGCTCCAGCCGTACCTGCTGACCCACTGGTGGAACGGATTCGACGGGGTGCTGCGCGATCCGGTGGCCACCGGCGAGATGGGCCAGGGCCTGCTGGTCTTCGCCGCCTACATCGCCGTCTTCGGCTCGATCGCCTGGGCCCGCTTCACCAGCAAGGACATCACCTGCTGA